The Eurosta solidaginis isolate ZX-2024a chromosome 4, ASM4086904v1, whole genome shotgun sequence genome includes a window with the following:
- the Pi4KIIIalpha gene encoding phosphatidylinositol 4-kinase alpha isoform X1 produces the protein MAEAFSYQRTVQSLARVLARIDPTPWDKVQALFRYCPQENAAGVFCLDARAQDAVIALGIYFLESGCQHEERIVPYLLRLAKCLPKAVWVDDAKWSKIDRIPSAEKFSFCLNTLLSDIASKCPDLRQEIVLNQVETLSALANIIKSSKDSSSAPPPIILCKATVPLLFGLARSMGRYASQDPPLLCCIFPREEMPVVKQNSRDGGSFCSSERIACFSQFRPIIPRSMSGSLSQDSSELRMRQLQIINDHNKHPQRAQLHTYFSVPYDPRTYFFTKTGSSFNQFPNMRLCETPTKAKKTFVVPPFPIQHLQTIFAVAKKLLTKETLEHLDEQASDIFALHQIKGYCYKSFSETLNLVLVTLLRELLQHQIDLPTPFTKDVQEFVKRLFLNGQTELANKQQDQEKEKREENGIPVVNKYKVNVMANAACVDLLVWAIRDETVDDEYNVPSLQLGLKIILRKEADKLCGRLSQKLNSVLSHKIVLDHMPLLMVCLEGLGKLAKKFPNIAGTSISYLRDFLVDPSPILAKLHAYSQQTIALQKKEKEKLFPFKIIVQNSESRSTVDIFGENEKHVGMRSGQAAFEALRDAAIENLSMALRSAHTLDQYCVPALVANLSNRLFTAEKHESESTLVSLNIIVMLGHVAVTLKDTSKTTQNILQFFIQRFCKVPSEQNALIVDQLGCMIISQCEPHVFEEIMKMFSRVTVQSASLAYTSDQEHRKQFNNVSDAVVNALGNIAANIQGDSEMLELLGKLLELFVQIGLEGERSYDNNTPGAQKASSSAGNLGMLIPVIAVLVRRLPPIKNPRMRLHKLFKDFWVYCVVMGFTNARLWPADWYQGVQQIAAKSPLLISQTTHKSDMRELNYTSAIKSDSVSLNELRSQILLLLEHPTADVTASINKLTFAQCTYLLSVYWLETLRVENSEEPSLESILSYLCDMALQKDKSGIWQCVKCVADQVFEKFRNVLYAQDEIREKVLESQAMLLLVYFNHIHKQIQLVADQYLSQLVDKFPHLLWNRRVLWCMLDILQLLAFSLTLDPNEETPTLRVVSTPYTLQLMDSLPARESRLKDFADRCQGIVNEAMKWAPRSTRSHLQEYPNQIPTPVLAHHSGLALAFDSIVSSNTLYPNALPSISKRPRCVNSNTPRFVSVLCLRSKYAGEISGLLSVLSEEDKAGLADRLVKDVWDACAEKSDARHRGALWRATAYLIICSDVNRKLLHAVASSQVELFTEYAVETAVECWQWVLTARQDLELCFIQEMVSAWQTTFEKKLGLFSDEIETTHPLAAYEGCKLVTKPIQIAPHLIWLQLLSEMVDTAKYCNRDKVEMFCLLLHRCLPISKTLKQNRQVSTVGCRFKLLQCGLSLLQGNTIPRSLARNILRERIYSNALDYFCGPPTCPNQGREQLLDDILILLKFWQTMRSEKKHLVTSEMGEYDITAVNSMQMLSVRQQNAETASLISAGDVARSMSTGGTGGWYNTIPHSTSTLSKRSNRSKRLPYQKDSYDKDYMKKRNLILELLAVELEFLITWYNPNSLPDLAIPGEEQVNEWRARPSKPNMWRDYARLAWAYNPALAVFLPLRIKSAESIEEEVSRLVCADPIDVSHIPEALKYLCNTKNLLHESPALVYMLSWAPVNPIQALSYFSRQYPSHPLTAQYAVKTLSSYEAESVLPYIPQLVQALRHDTMGYVTEFIKNISKRSQIVAHQLIWNMQTNMYMDEDQQHRDPNLYDHLEALSHNIISSFSGAAKRFYEREFDFFGKITAVSGEIRSFPKGIERKNACLTALKRIQVQPGCYLPSNPEAMVLDIDYNSGTPMQSAAKAPYLARFRVYRCGITELETRAMEVSNNPNSQEDAKMTLGVESWQAAIFKVGDDVRQDILALQVITIFKNIFQQVGLELFLFPYRVVATAPGCGVIECVPNAKSRDQLGRQTDSGLYEYFLHQYGDESSREFQAARANFVKSMAAYSLVGYLLQIKDRHNGNIMIDKDGHVIHIDFGFMFESSPGGNIGFEPDMKLTDEMVMIMGGKMEAPAFKWFCELCVQAFLAVRPYQDAIVSLVSLMLDTGLPCFRGQTINLLKQRFVATKNNKEAAAHMLAVIRNSYQNFRTRTYDMIQYYQNQIPY, from the exons ATGGCGGAGGCATTTTCATATCAGCGAACTGTGCAGAGTTTGGCACGCGTGCTGGCACGCATTGATCCAACACCTTGGGACAAG GTTCAAGCGCTCTTCCGGTATTGCCCACAAGAAAATGCAGCTGGAGTATTTTGTCTTGACGCGCGTGCACAAGATGCGGTAATCGCTTTGGGTATTTATTTTTTGGAAAGTGGCTGCCAACATGAAGAACGCATTGTACCATATTTATTACGATTGGCAAAATGTTTGCCAAAAGCCGTTTGGGTTGATGATGCTAAATGGAGTAAAATTGATC GCATACCATCAGCGGAGAAATTTAGCTTCTGTTTAAATACTTTGCTCTCTGATATTGCCTCAAAGTGTCCAGATTTACGCCAGGAAATCGTACTCAATCAAGTGGAGACCTTGAGCGCTTTAGCAAACATTATCAAATCGAGCAAAGATAGCAGTTCTGCACCACCGCCTATCATTTTGTGTAAAGCCACCGTACCATTACTTTTCGGTTTGGCTCGTTCCATGGGACGTTATGCCAGCCAAGATCCACCATTACTATGTTGTATATTTCCACGCGAAGAAATGCCAGTAGTGAAACAAAACTCACGTGATGGCGGTAGTTTCTGTTCAAGCGAACGTATTGCCTGTTTCTCACAATTTCGTCCAATCATACCACGTTCTATGTCTGGCAGCTTGAGTCAAGATTCCAGCGAATTGCGTATGCGTCAATTGCAAATTATTAATGACCACAACAAACATCCACAACGTGCACAACTTCATACGTATTTCTCAGTTCCCTATGATCCGCGTACATACTTTTTTACCAAGACCGGTTCTAGTTTCAATCAATTTCCGAATATGCGTTTGTGTGAGACACCAACTAAAGCTAAGAAAACATTCGTTGTGCCACCATTTCCCATACAACATTTGCAAACAATTTTTGCTGTAGCCAAAAAACTGCTAACCAAAGAAACGCTAGAACATTTGGATGAACAGGCGAGCGATATTTTCGCTttacatcaaattaaaggttattGTTATAAAAGCTTTTCGGAGACACTTAACTTGGTTTTGGTAACTTTGTTGCGTGAGCTTCTGCAACATCAGATCGATTTGCCCACACCCTTTACCAAAGACGTACAAGAATTTGTAAAGCGGTTGTTTTTGAATGGTCAAACGGAGTTGGCGAATAAACAGCAAGATCAAGAGAAGGAAAAACGTGAAGAGAATGGCATACCAGTCGTTAACAAATACAAAGTGAACGTTATGGCAAATGCTGCGTGTGTGGATCTGCTTGTTTGGGCGATACGCGACGAAACAG TTGATGATGAGTACAATGTACCTTCATTGCAGTTGGGCTTAAAAATTATATTGAGGAAAG AAGCCGACAAGCTTTGCGGTCGTCTTTCACAAAAACTCAATTCGGTGCTGAGTCACAAAATTGTCCTGGATCACATGCCACTTCTAATGGTTTGCCTGGAGGGACTTGGCAAGTTGGCCAAAAAATTCCCAAACATCGCCGGCACTTCTATATCATATCTCCGCGACTTTCTAGTCGATCCCAGCCCCATTCTGGCTAAGCTTCATGCTTACTCTCAGCAAACGATTGCTCTACAAAAGAAAGAGAAAGAAAAATTGTTTCCATTTAAAATCATCGTTCAAAATAGTGAATCACGCTCGACTGTGGATATTTTTGGGGAAAATGAAAAGCACGTTGGCATGCGTTCAGGTCAGGCTGCCTTTGAGGCTCTGCGTGATGCAGCTATTGAGAATCTGAGTATGGCATTGCGTTCTGCACATACTTTGGATCAGTATTGTGTGCCAGCATTGGTGGCAAATCTTTCAAATCGTCTCTTTACAGCAGAAAAACACGAATC TGAATCAACTCTGGTCAGCCTCAATATAATTGTCATGCTTGGTCATGTTGCCGTCACACTCAAGGACACATCCAAGACCACACAAAATATCTTACAATTTTTCATACAACGCTTTTGCAAAGTACCCTCGGAGCAAAATGCGCTCATCGTCGATCAACTTGGCTGCATGATAATTTCTCAGTGCGAACCGCATGTTTTCGAAGAGATAATGAAAATGTTTTCACGTGTCACTGTACAATCGGCATCATTGGCTTACACTTCTGATCAGGAACATCGTAAACAATTCAACAACGTGTCGGATGCAGTGGTTAATGCATTGGGTAATATAGCGGCCAACATACAGGGTGATTCAGAAATGCTCGAATTGTTGGGCAAACTGCTCGAACTCTTTGTACAGATCGGTCTGGAGGGCGAGCGATCCTATGACAACAATACACCAGGTGCGCAGAAGGCTAGCTCCAGTGCTGGCAATTTAGGTATGTTAATACCAGTAATTGCTGTCTTGGTGCGTCGCCTACCGCCAATCAAGAATCCACGTATGCGTTTGCATAAATTATTCAAAGATTTCTGGGTGTATTGTGTGGTTATGGGCTTTACAAATGCTCGCCTCTGGCCAGCCGATTGGTATCAAGGAGTGCAACAGATTGCAGCAAAATCGCCTTTACTCATTTCGCAAACGACACACAAGTCCGACATGCGTGAATTGAATTATACATCGGCAATTAAAAGTGATTCGGTGAGCTTAAATGAGTTGCGTAGTCAAATATTGTTGCTGTTGGAACATCCGACTGCCGATGTGACTGCTTCGATCAACAAATTGACATTTGCGCAATGCACTTATCTGTTGAGCGTATATTGGTTGGAAACATTGCGTGTGGAAAATTCAGAGGAACCGAGTTTGGAATCAATTTTGAGTTATCTCTGCGATATGGCATTGCAGAAGGACAAATCCGGCATTTGGCAATGCGTCAAGTG TGTTGCAGATCAGGTCTTTGAAAAGTTTCGCAATGTGCTTTATGCTCAAGATGAAATACGTGAAAAGGTGCTCGAATCGCAAGCAATGCTCTTGCTCGTCTACTTCAATCACATCCATAAGCAAATACAGCTAGTCGCCGATCAATATCTCTCACAATTAGTTGATAAATTTCCTCATTTGTTGTGGAATCGTCGCGTGCTCTGGTGCATGTTGGATATTTTGCAATTGCTTGCTTTCTCACTAACGCTCGATCCCAATGAAGAGACACCCACTTTGCGTGTAGTGTCGACACCATATACACTTCAGTTGATGGACTCATTGCCGGCACGAGAAAGTCGTTTGAAAGATTTTGCTGATCGTTGTCAGGGTATTGTTAATGAGGCTATGAAATGGGCACCACGTTCTACACGCTCTCATTTACAAGAGTATCCAAATCAGATACCGACACCAGTATTGGCGCATCATAGCGGTTTGGCTTTAGCTTTTGATTCGATAGTCAGCAGCAATACCTTGTATCCAAATGCATTACCTTCGATTAGTAAGCGTCCGCGTTGTGTGAATAGCAATACTCCgcgctttgtgtctgtgttgtGTTTGCGTAGTAAATATGCAGGAGAGATTTCTGGATTGTTGTCAGTGTTGAGCGAAGAGGACAAGGCTGGGTTGGCTGATAGATTGGTGAAGGATGTGTGGGATGCATGCGCGGAGAAAAGTGATGCGCGTCATCGTGGAGCTTTATGGCGTGCCACCGCATATTTGATAATATGCTCGGATGTGAATCGAAAACTGCTGCATGCAGTGG CCTCTTCTCAAGTAGAACTTTTCACCGAATATGCCGTAGAAACGGCCGTGGAGTGTTGGCAATGGGTGCTTACCGCACGTCAGGATCTCGAGCTCTGCTTTATCCAGGAAATGGTAAGCGCTTGGCAAACGACCTTCGAAAAGAAGTTGGGACTCTTCTCTGATGAGATCGAGACAACCCACCCACTCGCAGCCTACGAAGGTTGTAAATTGGTAACGAAACCAATACAAATCGCGCCACATCTCATTTGGCTTCAGTTGCTCTCCGAAATGGTGGACACCGCCAAATATTGTAATCGCGACAAGGTGGAAATGTTTTGTCTGCTGCTGCATCGTTGTCTGCCCATATCAAAAACTTTGAAACAAAACCGTCAAGTATCAACAGTCGGATGTCGCTTCAAATTATTACAATGCGGTCTCTCCCTACTCCAAGGCAATACAATACCGCGTTCGCTAGCACGTAATATACTACGTGAACGTATTTATAGCAATGCATTGGACTATTTTTGTGGTCCACCCACATGTCCCAATCAAGGTAGAGAACAATTATTGGATGACATTTTGATACTGTTGAAATTTTGGCAGACCATGCGCAGCGAGAAGAAACATTTGGTCACCTCGGAGATGGGCGAATACGATATTACGGCGGTAAATTCAATGCAAATGTTATCGGTAAGACAACAAAATGCGGAGACGGCTTCGCTCATAAGTGCTGGTGATGTGGCGCGTTCGATGTCGACTGGAGGCACTGGCGGCTGGTACAATACAATACCACATTCTACATCGACGCTATCGAAACGATCGAATCGTTCGAAACGATTGCCCTATCAAAAGGATTCATACGACAAGGATTATATGAAGAAGCGAAATTTAATTTTGGAATTATTGGCGGTTGAGCTGGAATTTCTCATAACCTGGTACAATCCGAATAGCTTGCCCGATTTGGCAATACCTG GCGAAGAGCAAGTCAATGAGTGGCGCGCGCGTCCCTCCAAACCTAATATGTGGCGTGATTACGCTCGTCTTGCCTGGGCTTACAATCCAGCACTGGCTGTTTTTCTACCCTTGCGCATCAAAAGCGCCGAGTCGATTGAGGAAGAAGTCTCTCGTTTGGTTTGCGCTGATCCCATTGATGTCAGCCATATTCCCGAAGCACTCAAATATCTGTGCAATACAAAGAATTTGTTACATGAGAGTCCTGCTCTTGTTTACATGCTTTCTTGGGCTCCAGTTAATCCCATACAAGCGCTCTCTTACTTTTCACGTCAATATCCATCACATCCCTTAACAGCACAGTATGCTGTTAAGACACTTAGCTCCTACGAAGCCGAATCTGTATTACCCTACATTCCACAATTGGTGCAGGCGTTACGCCACGACACCATGGGCTATGTAACAGAGTTCATAAAGAATATTTCTAAACGTTCACAAATTGTGGCGCATCAACTCATTTGGAATATGCAAACGAACATGTATATGGATGAAGATCAACAACATAGAGATCCAAATTTGTACGATCATTTGGAAGCATTGTCACATAATATTATCTCATCATTTTCGGGCGCTGCTAAACGTTTCTATGAGCGTGAATTTGATTTCTTTGGCAAGATAACAGCTGTGTCGGGCGAAATACGCTCCTTTCCCAAAGGTATTGAACGTAAGAATGCTTGCCTAACAGCATTGAAGCGCATACAAGTACAACCGGGCTGTTATTTACCCTCAAATCCGGAGGCAATGGTGCTGGATATTGACTACAATAGCGGCACGCCTATGCAAAGTGCGGCTAAGGCGCCATATTTGGCGCGATTTCGCGTATATCGCTGTGGCATAACCGAGTTGGAGACGCGCGCTATGGAAGTATCGAATAATCCG AACTCTCAAGAGGATGCTAAGATGACGCTGGGCGTAGAGTCATGGCAAGCAGCTATTTTTAAAGTGGGCGATGATGTGCGTCAGGATATATTAGCGTTGCAGGTTATAACAATATTCAAAAATATATTCCAGCAAGTTGGCTTAGAGTTATTCCTCTTTCCATATCGCGTGGTAGCCACTGCGCCGGGT TGCGGCGTCATTGAGTGCGTACCAAATGCCAAATCGCGTGATCAGCTCGGGCGCCAAACCGATTCTGGGCTCTACGAGTATTTTCTGCATCAATACGGCGATGAGAGCTCTAGAGAGTTTCAAGCAGCGCGCGCTAACTTTGTTAAATCGATGGCTGCATATTCGCTTGTCGGTTATTTGCTGCAGATTAAAGATCGTCACAACGGTAATATAATGATAGACAAAGATGGGCATGTCATACATATTG ATTTCGGTTTTATGTTTGAGTCCTCGCCTGGCGGCAATATTGGCTTTGAACCGGATATGAAGCTTACCGACGAAATGGTTATGATTATGGGTGGCAAAATGGAAGCACCCGCTTTCAAGTGGTTCTGTGAATTGTGTGTGCAGGCTTTTCTTGCAGTACGTCCCTATCAAGATGCTATCGTTTCGTTGGTCTCACTAATGCTTGACACCGGGTTGCCATGCTTTCGTGGACAAACTATCAATTTGTTGAAGCAGCGTTTTGTGGCAACAAAGAATAACAAAGAGGCAGCAGCGCATATGTTGGCGGTTATTAGGAATTCTTATCAGAATTTCCGAACGCGTACTTACGATATGATCCAGTATTATCAAAATCAAATACCATATTAA